GCTGAATGTTTTTTTGGTCAACGTTGATGAGCTTGTATTCAAGCTACCAACATTCGTCCAGCTGCCTCCTTGATTGGTGGACATTTGCAGCTGCCAGGTCGCACCTGTATCGGATCCGAAGTTCGCATGTGAAATGACGACGGACTTGGCACCATTCACATCGAAATTCATGGTCAGTGCTCCGCTTGCTTTCACGCGTGCTGACTGGGATCCATTTTTCACATCGCTGCTCAAATTGCCTAACAACGCATTGTCAAAATACCATGATCCGCTGGCTAAAGTAACATTTCCAGCTGTATAAGATCCTTTTGACCCTGTTTCAAAATTTTCATTTAACACCGCAGTCCCAGATGCAACCGTACCTGTATGGCTTCCCAAGTAGCTAAAAGTATCTGCAGGATAGCTGGTCCATTCGCTGGAGTCGTATGCAGTCGTTCCTGTTGTGACGGAACTGTTCCGCACTAATGTCTTATCTGTTCCGAACGAAGTGCCTGCTGTACCGACTACATCCACAACCGCCCCATTATGCTGGAGTGTTACGGAGTCATCCCCATTGAATGATAAGCTGCTGCTCAAGAGATCAGCTTTATTTAAAACAGTCTGTGAAGCGCCGCTGTTTGCTACTACAAACACATCTCCGCTCGCAAGCGTTCCTGAAAGCGAAATCGCGCCTGAAACATTGGATAGCTGCAATGAATACCCAGATAAATCAATGGCTGAAGATGTACCATTATAAATTTCAATGGCTTTATTCAAACTGCTTCCCTCTACATATTCAGAAATGTAGACATTCTCAGTGGAACTGCCTGATCCGCCTGTTCCACCGCCGCTTCCACCTGTGCCTGTATTGCCATAGGAGCCTGCTTTGAACGTGGAAGGATCGTACCATTTATAGCCTGCATCCGGTGCTGCCCACGTTTCTGCTTGAGGCTCAGTTGATGATTGAGGCGTTTCCATGCTTAAAAGCGCTGTCGGCTGATCAAGCTGCAATCCACTTACCTGTGAAAGACTTGTATAGTTTTCATGCTGTGAAAGCCAGTCGATGATATTTTCCAGTAAAACGCCGTCGTTCTGCTCTTTAAAGCCGTCATAAGTCGTTTTGGCTTGGCCTGTTTCTTCACGTTTATACTTTGGAGTGGCGTCTTCAACCGGAGATGAATCCCCGATGAACGCAGCTTTCCCAAGGCCCACTTTTGAAACAGCAACGAACGGACCTTCTGCGCGGCCGCCGCCGTCATAAACGCCTTGGTCAACCGCATGACTCCAGCTCGCAGTCGTTTGCGGCAAATAAACAATTCCTTTGGCTTTCGTACCATCCGTGATGGCAAGAGTGGAACCCGCATGCATAGCGACTGTTGAAACACCGCTAGTAATGCCGAATGCCTGGCTTGGCGCCACAATGTCATTGGCCGTGATATCAGCAAGTGCATTGTAGCGGAAACGCACGCCAAAGTTAGTGGAAAGCCAGTCGGAGCTCGCAACGCCCTGCATGGCAGCAGAGTTTGCCTCTTCCGTCGTCATTCCTTTGGCCGGGTTGTCCCATGCTCCGCGGCGGTATCCATTGAAAACCTCGGAGGCATCCCATCTATTTTTATTACGGTCTGCATTGTAATGATCGGCGATGAAGAAAATGCTCCCGCCGTTTTGTGCGTATTGAAGAAGTGCATCTTGCTCAGAAGTTTTGTAAGGGATATTGGCTTCACCAATCACGAGGACGTCATACCCCTGTAAATCAGAATAAGTGATCGGTGTAGTCTTACGAAGTTCTTTTACATAATAGCCATTTCCGGCAATGCCATTGGCAAAATCAGAAAAACCGCCATCAATGACCCAGTCTGCTGCTCCTGCTGTCTGTCCATGAGTATTGTCAAATAAAATTTTCTTCCCATTCGCTGACCCGATCGGCTGAATGACCGGCGCCGGATCACTCGGACCCTCTGCAAATGCCGTTGGGAGATTCGAAAAAACGAGCGGCAAACATAACATCAAAACTAATAAAATAATACCTGACTTCCTTGTTTTCACCATTCTTCACTCCTTTTTTAAAATAACAACCAAATCAAAATTATCACAAAATTGTTGTGCTAATGTAAATTTTAGAAAAAATGAGTGATAATACCTATTTTGGTACAGAGGGACAGGTTCCTTGTCCCTCTGCTATTGGTGATGAGGAATGGTTATATGAAAAAGTTGTTTACTTTTGGACAGGGGCGATGCTGAGGTGGGACAAGGAACCTGTCCCCGCGTCCCGCAAAAAAAAAGAGTATCTCCCCTTAACCTGAGGAACATACCCTACTAAAAAATCTATTCTCTCTCTAATATCATTTGCTTCAGAATCTTTTTGCTTTCCGCATCCTTTTGTCTGTGCGGCCTGCCGATTTGCTCATAGACTTCCTTTTCTTCCAGCAGCTGTTTTGGATTTAACACCCGAGCTGATATTCCGTTCAATGTATAGCTCTCTGTCATGAGAGAATCAGGTCTCCATACCCATTCTGGAAGTCCATTCATGATAATGTCACCCTCAACAGAATGTGTTATAAATACAAAACTGCAATCAACTTCATTTTTTCGAAAGTCCGACTGCCTGTTACAGAAAGGTTCATTGACAGGGACTTTCTCATACCCAGCACTCGCCAGTTCAGCCTCTAGCCTTTGTCTATCCTGAACCCAAGCAACAAAATCAATATCCTCATGGGGGCGGGTGAGCCTTCCGAGAAGAAAATCAATGGCCCATCCTCCGCGAAGCCACAATTCCATTCCAAGACTTTCAGCTATTCCACTCACTTCAGCCAAAACCTGCAATTGCGACTCCTCACGTTCATCCTTCGAACATTGTGCCATAAATATGAACCCTCCCGGGACAGAGGGACAGGTTTACTGTCCCTCTGTATTTTAATGTATAGAGTCTGCAGCGGTGGGGTGACGCAGGACGACTGGGACAATCAACCTGTCCCCGCGTCCCACGTCTCCGTCCCGCTTAGTCATTCATCCCTTTGCCTTCAAGGATTTGCTGTATATACTTCTCCACTCTCGCCTGTCGTGTCTTTGCTTGTTTTGCCTGTGAAAAATGGAGGATGTATGCTCTTTGGCGACCTGGCGTCAAGGATTCGAACGCCTCTTTCAAATCGGGCATTTCTCCAAGCTTCACTTGAAATTCTTCTGGAATACTGTATTCTGTCGTCTTTTTAAACTCTACTTCCAATCCGGATTTTTCCACTTCTATAGCCTGCATTATATAGTCTTTCAGGATTGATTCCATTTCAATAATTTCTTCCACATTGGTGAATCGAATCTGCCGGGCTGCCTGAACATTCTCCGTCTGTTGGATCAGAATACCTTCTGGATCTTTCATCAAAGAACCTTTATGGAAGAGGTACGCGCAATAGTCTTTAAATCCATGGATCAAAACGACATTCTTGCCTTCCAATGTGTAGCAAGGATGCATCCACTTAAAATCTTCCGTCAAACCACAGTCGAGAGCAATATCCCTCAACTTCATATACTCAGCACTCCACTTTTTAGCCCTGATCATAAACGCATCTACCTTCGGATGCAGTTCACTACGTGTCATCAATGACCACCCCTTATTCATCTGAATCATATCGATGAACATAGTTTACCATACGGGACGGGGGGACAGGTTAACTGTCCCCCCATTTACTGGTAATCAATATTTATATTTTAATTCTCACTTAATATTATGAGTGGAACAAGGAACCTGTGAACTATGCCCCCATATTCCCTCCGTCCATTTTCATTAATTCTATTGAAACACAAAAAGCCCCGGATAAGGGGCCCTTTTTTATCAGTGTCCGTTATCCTGGGCATAGTTCACCTGTCCCCATGTCCCACCACACCCCGCTCAATCATTGGGGAGCCGCGGGACGATGAACCTGTCCCCGTGTCCCTTAGTGGATTTGGGCGATGATTTTGCCTTTTACTTTTCGGGTGGCTAGTTCAGCTAGTGCTTGTGGTACTTCATCCAGTGATACTGTTTTTTGGACTAGCGCGTTTAGTTTTCCTTCTTTCAAGAGCGATAGCATGTGGTCGCCCATTTCGGCGAGTTTGAGCTGCTCTTTTCGATTTCCGGATTGGTGGACGCTTCCTAGTGCTACTTGGTGGAAGGACAGTGGATGCGCGAAGGAGATGGCTTCGTTCGCATTTGGCGGCCCTGCAATGAAGGCGATTTGTCCGTTGAACGCCAGCGCCTTCAAGGATTTGTCCGCGTTATCGCGTCCGACTGTATCGAGTACCAGGTCGACACCGAGTCCATCCGTGATTTCCAATGCTTTTTCTACAAAATCTTCTTCACGGTAGTCGATGCCGTAGTCGGCTCCTAAGCCTTTCACATACTCATGGTTGGCAGCGGATGCAGTTGTAAGCACCTTCAGTCCAGCATTTTTCGCCAGCTGGATTGCGAAACCGCCGACACCGCCAGCTCCTGCATGTACTAGAATCGTTTGTCCTTTAGCAGCATGCAATTTATGAAATAACGCTTGGTATGCGGTAAAGCCAGCACACGGCAAGGCAGCTGCGTCTTCGAAGGAAATGCCTTCCGGGATGAGTGAAACGGTGTGCGCTGTCGTCACTCCATACTCCGCAAATCCGCCTTTTTTCGTCATATCACCATGGTAGACAACTCTGTCACCTGCTTTAACGTTAGTGACACCTTCGCCTACTTCTTCCACAATCCCTGCAGAATCAAGACCAAGTACATGCGGATAAGTCCAGTTCGGATTGCCTCCGTTCCCTGTTTTATAGTCGACCGGATTTAAAGCAGTGGCTTTAATTTTTACCAAAATTTCTCCTTTACCTGGTGTCGGTTTTTCAATTTCACCAACCTTCATTTCGTTTACTTTTCCTTTGTCTTCAAGCAATAATGCCTTCATTGCGATTCCTCCTTTTTAGTAAGCCCCTTGGGAATAAGTCAATTCATAGCTGTGGGTGTAAATTTCAATGAGATTGCCGAATGGATCTTCGCAGTAGACCATTTTGTACGGCTTTTCATTCGGATAATATTCACGAATGGGCATGCGCTGCTTTCCGCCATGCTCGACGATTTTTTCCACAAGCCCTTCAATGTCGGGATCCTGCACGCAGAAATGGAAGATGCCCGTCTTCCAATATTCAAAGTTATTCTCAGGATTTTCGTTCGTTTCAAACTCGAACATTTCGATGCCGATTTTGTCAGAAGTAGCGAGATGGGCGATTTTAAATTTGCCCCATCCTTCCCCAAAAACATCCTTGCACATTTGCCCGATCGGACTGTCGTCTTCCACAATTTCAGAAGGCTCCATGATGACGTACCAGCCTAAAACCTCTGTATAAAATTTAACAGCCTCCTCTAAATTCGGTACAGATAAGCCAATATGTGAAAAGGAACGTGGATATGGTTTATTCATTAATATCTTCTCCTTTTTATTGAAAGTTCTTTTTCAGTATAATGATGACATGTCTATATTTGAAGACGGCACTTTTACGTAACCAGGTACCTTTATGGTAACCTTATTTGATAAATACCCCACTATTATGTACGGAATCCCTGTTTTTATAGGAATAGGAGGAAAAAACGGTGAAATCGACTAAATATAACGTGCCCGTTGAAGCGACGTTAGAAGTTATCGGAGGAAAATGGAAGGTCGTCATCCTCTGCCTGTTAAAAGAAGGCGACAAACGTTTCAGCGAACTCCAGCGAGCAATGCCGGTCGTCACGAAAAAAATGCTCTCCCAGCAGCTCCGGGAATTAGAAAAAGACGGCATCATCAACCGAACCGTCTACGACGAAATTCCGCCAAAAGTAGAATACTCACTCACCGAAGAAGGAGAAAGCCTCCGGGAAATCCTCAACCTCATGTGCGCGTGGGGAGACAAGAGAC
This Falsibacillus pallidus DNA region includes the following protein-coding sequences:
- a CDS encoding nucleotidyltransferase domain-containing protein is translated as MAQCSKDEREESQLQVLAEVSGIAESLGMELWLRGGWAIDFLLGRLTRPHEDIDFVAWVQDRQRLEAELASAGYEKVPVNEPFCNRQSDFRKNEVDCSFVFITHSVEGDIIMNGLPEWVWRPDSLMTESYTLNGISARVLNPKQLLEEKEVYEQIGRPHRQKDAESKKILKQMILERE
- a CDS encoding YdeI/OmpD-associated family protein, which encodes MTRSELHPKVDAFMIRAKKWSAEYMKLRDIALDCGLTEDFKWMHPCYTLEGKNVVLIHGFKDYCAYLFHKGSLMKDPEGILIQQTENVQAARQIRFTNVEEIIEMESILKDYIMQAIEVEKSGLEVEFKKTTEYSIPEEFQVKLGEMPDLKEAFESLTPGRQRAYILHFSQAKQAKTRQARVEKYIQQILEGKGMND
- a CDS encoding zinc-binding dehydrogenase, yielding MKALLLEDKGKVNEMKVGEIEKPTPGKGEILVKIKATALNPVDYKTGNGGNPNWTYPHVLGLDSAGIVEEVGEGVTNVKAGDRVVYHGDMTKKGGFAEYGVTTAHTVSLIPEGISFEDAAALPCAGFTAYQALFHKLHAAKGQTILVHAGAGGVGGFAIQLAKNAGLKVLTTASAANHEYVKGLGADYGIDYREEDFVEKALEITDGLGVDLVLDTVGRDNADKSLKALAFNGQIAFIAGPPNANEAISFAHPLSFHQVALGSVHQSGNRKEQLKLAEMGDHMLSLLKEGKLNALVQKTVSLDEVPQALAELATRKVKGKIIAQIH
- a CDS encoding lactoylglutathione lyase family protein — its product is MNKPYPRSFSHIGLSVPNLEEAVKFYTEVLGWYVIMEPSEIVEDDSPIGQMCKDVFGEGWGKFKIAHLATSDKIGIEMFEFETNENPENNFEYWKTGIFHFCVQDPDIEGLVEKIVEHGGKQRMPIREYYPNEKPYKMVYCEDPFGNLIEIYTHSYELTYSQGAY
- a CDS encoding winged helix-turn-helix transcriptional regulator, giving the protein MKSTKYNVPVEATLEVIGGKWKVVILCLLKEGDKRFSELQRAMPVVTKKMLSQQLRELEKDGIINRTVYDEIPPKVEYSLTEEGESLREILNLMCAWGDKRLGNDPDCSGT